A stretch of the Papaver somniferum cultivar HN1 chromosome 6, ASM357369v1, whole genome shotgun sequence genome encodes the following:
- the LOC113287268 gene encoding probable WRKY transcription factor 14, giving the protein MTCFLLIKKINVLNLGFTFSKKTKLNYMQDMEKHQGDLSDMLRVCGGGDDAISCTSTGKNKLSAASPSWEFPAETIKFSTAMEEPIDNFGDPFSSTRDPLLHDLDLAGVGGGIFDNSTSSSSVDPTINMNITEGDMITGATTNNNSVCSNLLAQRILDEEMMKRPNCHVFSGMLQLSPNIKIPISSSPRDLSSSSVAATVSSPKENLSLSSTAQLIVTHDMIKGINTSSVGCGSLNNSSVQISSPRYNHAGIKRRKSLAKKVVCIPAPAAVNSRPSGEVVPSDLWAWRKYGQKPIKGSPFPRGYYRCSSSKGCSARKQVERSRTDPNMLAITYTSEHNHPWPTQRNALAGSTRSQPTKNHIRSSKPSLSSSPQTNKFTNLLMKEEHNENSMIDESPSLFNDTESSLFMASSIKEETGETSFDHHHQNSSSIDHAVDGDDNQMRNQGFHGSYHDDSVLPDVTNHSDDFFADLGELEPDLLFPPQGFSGAKSDGKIENKGLDPFSLFDWTGNSNSNNDCFSQEPSKRGL; this is encoded by the exons ATGACTTGTTTTCTCTTGATTAAGAAGATCAATGTTTTGAACCTTGGGTTCACTTTttctaaaaaaacaaaactaaattaCATGCAAG ATATGGAAAAACATCAAGGTGATTTATCAGACATGCTCCGCGTTTGTGGTGGGGGGGATGATGCAATCAGCTGTACTAGTACCGGAAAGAATAAGTTGTCAGCTGCTTCACCTAGTTGGGAGTTTCCAGCAGAGACCATCAAATTCTCAACCGCGATGGAAGAACCCATCGATAATTTTGGCGATCCTTTTTCTAGTACTCGAGATCCATTGCTTCATGATTTAGACCTAGCAGGTGTTGGTGGTGGAATCTTTGATAACAGTACTTCATCTAGTTCAGTGGATCCGACAATTAATATGAATATTACCGAAGGTGATATGATCACCGGTGCTACTACTAATAATAATAGTGTTTGCAGTAATCTTCTTGCTCAAAGGATTTTGGATGAAGAGATGATGAAAAGACCTAATTGTCATGTCTTCTCAGGGATGCTTCAGCTCTCTCCTAATATAAAGATAcctatttcatcatcacctcgCGATTTATCTTCATCGTCGGTTGCAGCAACTGTTTCTTCACCTAAAGAAAATTTATCATTAAGTTCTACTGCTCAATTAATTGTTACTCATGATATGATCAAAGGAATAAATACTTCTTCTGTCGGTTGTGGTTCCCTCAATAATAGTTCAGTACAGATCTCATCTCCGCGATATAATCATGCAGGCATAAAGAGAAG AAAGAGTTTAGCAAAGAAGGTTGTCTGCATCCCAGCACCAGCAGCTGTGAACAGTAGACCTAGCGGTGAAGTTGTTCCTTCAGATTTATGGGCTTGGAGAAAATATGGCCAAAAACCCATCAAAGGTTCTCCTTTTCCAAG GGGTTATTATAGGTGTAGTAGCTCAAAAGGATGTTCAGCTAGGAAACAAGTGGAAAGAAGTAGAACTGATCCAAACATGTTGGCCATAACCTACACGTCCGAACATAATCACCCGTGGCCGACGCAAAGAAATGCCTTAGCTGGCTCGACAAGATCTCAACCAACGAAGAACCATATTAGAAGTTCAAAGCCTTCACTATCTTCATCACCTCAAACTAACAAGTTCACAAACTTATTGATGAAAGAAGAGCATAATGAAAACAGTATGATCGACGAGTCTCCATCACTGTTTAATGATACTGAATCTTCATTGTTCATGGCTTCTTCCATTAAAGAGGAAACGGGAGAGACTAgttttgatcatcatcatcaaaactcATCATCAATAGATCATGCGGTTGATGGAGATGATAATCAGATGCGTAATCAAGGTTTTCATGGGAGTTATCACGATGATTCGGTGTTACCGGATGTAACAAATCATTCAGACGATTTCTTTGCCGATTTAGGAGAATTGGAGCCAGATTTGTTATTCCCACCACAAGGATTCAGTGGAGCTAAATCAGATGGGAAAATAGAAAACAAGGGTTTGGATCCATTCAGTTTATTTGATTGGACAGGAAATAGCAACAGCAACAACGACTGTTTTAGTCAAGAACCTAGTAAGAGGGGTTTATGA